Proteins encoded by one window of Fischerella sp. PCC 9605:
- a CDS encoding general stress protein, which translates to MTEKNSKSAVGVFTSSKKAEQALNELKASGFPMEKVSILAKDIDQSEQLGSVQTSDRIGNQNVDTTGAVGDALTSATWGGVLVGLSSLALPGIGAVLAAGSAGVALLSSIAGVAVSAAATNNLVQALAALGIPEERARVYSDRLQQGDYLVILDGIDDEIHRAEGVLSQQGIQYWGVYDSAQVKGSGEAR; encoded by the coding sequence ATGACTGAAAAAAATAGTAAAAGTGCTGTTGGTGTATTTACTAGTAGTAAAAAAGCTGAGCAAGCACTCAATGAATTGAAAGCTTCTGGCTTTCCAATGGAAAAAGTATCTATCCTTGCTAAAGATATAGACCAAAGTGAACAGCTTGGTAGCGTTCAAACGAGCGATCGCATTGGTAATCAAAATGTAGATACAACGGGAGCAGTTGGAGACGCTCTTACTAGCGCCACTTGGGGCGGCGTATTAGTTGGTCTTAGTAGTTTGGCACTTCCTGGTATCGGTGCAGTCCTAGCAGCAGGTTCCGCTGGTGTAGCATTACTCTCTAGCATTGCAGGTGTTGCTGTGAGTGCAGCAGCAACTAATAATTTGGTTCAGGCGCTAGCTGCTTTAGGAATTCCCGAGGAACGAGCCAGAGTTTATAGCGATCGCCTACAGCAAGGTGATTACTTGGTCATACTAGATGGTATAGATGATGAAATTCATCGTGCAGAAGGAGTCTTGAGCCAGCAGGGTATTCAGTATTGGGGCGTTTATGATTCTGCCCAAGTTAAAGGAAGTGGTGAAGCAAGATGA
- a CDS encoding DUF4142 domain-containing protein produces MLKSTIITAIVVALSAAAGCTNQSDQTANQSNQTATQVDTTQTYPTTTPTAQATTPTTTPTGQNAVSTSDREFVTQAAQSNLTEIQLGQLAQKKGATSAVQQYGQRMVQEHTQANSQLQQLAEQKNLTLPQDIGEQNKELVANLSKLSGTNFDRAYINQMVQEHEKAVSLFQRQAEEGQDPDLKAFAAKTLPNLQEHLEQARSLADNTTGDTKPTSTPSPTTPSTP; encoded by the coding sequence ATGCTTAAATCAACAATCATTACGGCTATAGTTGTTGCTTTATCCGCTGCAGCTGGCTGTACAAATCAGTCAGACCAAACTGCTAATCAATCCAATCAAACAGCTACTCAAGTCGATACAACCCAGACTTATCCAACTACAACGCCAACTGCCCAAGCAACGACTCCGACAACAACTCCAACAGGTCAAAATGCTGTCAGCACTTCCGATCGGGAGTTTGTTACCCAAGCAGCCCAATCTAACTTGACAGAAATTCAGCTTGGGCAACTAGCACAAAAGAAAGGAGCAACCAGTGCAGTCCAACAGTATGGACAACGTATGGTGCAAGAACATACGCAAGCGAACAGTCAACTCCAGCAGTTGGCTGAGCAAAAAAATCTCACGCTACCGCAAGACATTGGTGAGCAGAATAAAGAGTTAGTGGCGAACCTTTCTAAGCTATCTGGTACAAATTTTGATCGCGCATACATAAACCAGATGGTGCAGGAACACGAAAAGGCTGTGTCTTTGTTCCAGCGTCAAGCCGAGGAAGGACAAGATCCAGATCTGAAAGCTTTTGCGGCTAAAACATTGCCAAATCTTCAAGAACACCTAGAGCAAGCTCGATCGCTTGCGGATAATACTACAGGTGACACCAAGCCTACTAGCACGCCATCCCCCACTACTCCTAGCACGCCCTAA
- a CDS encoding alpha/beta fold hydrolase — protein sequence MSLRKGRLQSQYTIVDGLRMHARVSVESVPKDAPVVILVHGVVVSSRYMIPTAELLAPYYRVYAPDFPGYGESEKPKQVLELPELAATLCRWMDTVGIERATMLGNSFGCQIIAEFAMRYGDRIERAVLQGPTIDRHARNLPQQLWRFLLDAPLEDASQAPLQAYDYWLAGLPRIVRTIQMSLSDCIEAKLPYLRVPTLVVRGKEDPVVSQQWAEEVVNLLPDARLAVIPGGAHTLNYSAPLELSRVTRAFIDATQSHLQEKESLNENTFL from the coding sequence ATGAGCCTACGCAAGGGAAGATTGCAGAGCCAGTACACAATTGTTGATGGCTTGAGGATGCACGCACGGGTATCGGTCGAGTCGGTGCCAAAAGATGCTCCCGTGGTGATTCTAGTGCATGGAGTAGTGGTTTCCAGTCGTTACATGATTCCGACTGCTGAGTTGCTTGCACCATATTACCGAGTATATGCACCAGACTTTCCTGGTTACGGTGAAAGTGAGAAGCCAAAACAGGTACTAGAGTTACCAGAGTTGGCAGCTACCTTGTGTCGATGGATGGATACAGTCGGAATTGAGCGGGCAACTATGCTCGGCAATTCTTTTGGCTGTCAGATTATAGCGGAGTTTGCTATGCGCTATGGCGATCGCATTGAACGAGCAGTGCTGCAAGGCCCGACGATTGACCGACACGCACGCAACTTACCCCAGCAATTGTGGCGTTTCTTGCTCGATGCTCCCCTTGAAGATGCCTCGCAGGCTCCACTTCAGGCATACGATTACTGGTTGGCTGGTTTACCACGTATCGTCCGCACTATCCAGATGTCTCTATCAGACTGCATCGAAGCAAAACTTCCTTACCTGCGCGTACCCACGCTAGTAGTGCGCGGTAAAGAAGACCCTGTTGTGTCGCAGCAATGGGCAGAAGAGGTTGTAAATCTTTTGCCAGATGCTCGACTCGCCGTGATTCCAGGTGGAGCGCACACTCTGAACTACAGCGCCCCCTTGGAACTGTCTCGCGTGACTAGAGCGTTCATCGACGCCACACAATCACATTTGCAGGAAAAGGAAAGTTTAAATGAAAACACCTTTTTATAA
- a CDS encoding SDR family oxidoreductase: MPRPIKDSVIVITGASSGIGRATALEFAKRGATLLLAARREAALQEVARDCNSLGGTALAVPTDVTNESAVQALARRAIETFGRLDVWVNNAAVSLFARFEEAPPEAFRRVIETNLFGYVHGARAALPYFREQGSGILINVSSVVAITGQPYTSPYTISKYAIRGLSDSIRMELYLDNAPDIHVCTVLPASIDTPIFQHAANYTGRKTKALSPVYPAKEVAEAIVGLVEKPQREVIVGQAGYLLALEKTLAPDLEERMMANQVDQDHFQDHKPAAPTDGNLFEPMQDYTGISGNWLGTGGITTQDIWDMARRAAKVLGIPIS; the protein is encoded by the coding sequence ATGCCACGACCGATAAAAGATTCTGTAATTGTGATTACAGGTGCGTCAAGCGGAATTGGGCGTGCTACTGCGCTGGAGTTTGCCAAACGCGGTGCAACATTACTGCTGGCTGCGCGGCGTGAAGCCGCATTGCAGGAAGTTGCCCGAGATTGTAATAGCCTGGGTGGAACGGCTCTGGCAGTACCCACTGATGTCACCAACGAGTCAGCAGTGCAAGCTTTGGCACGCCGTGCAATTGAAACATTTGGTCGGCTGGATGTGTGGGTAAACAATGCCGCTGTTTCCTTATTTGCCCGCTTTGAGGAAGCACCCCCTGAAGCTTTCCGACGGGTAATTGAGACAAATTTATTTGGTTACGTTCATGGTGCACGTGCTGCTCTACCCTATTTCCGCGAGCAAGGTAGCGGTATCCTCATCAATGTTTCCTCGGTTGTAGCAATAACTGGTCAGCCATACACCAGCCCCTATACTATCAGCAAGTATGCTATTCGCGGACTCTCCGACTCCATCCGTATGGAGTTGTACCTAGACAATGCGCCTGATATTCATGTCTGCACGGTGTTGCCGGCCTCTATTGATACACCAATCTTTCAACACGCCGCTAACTACACTGGCCGCAAAACCAAGGCACTCAGTCCCGTATACCCTGCTAAGGAAGTTGCTGAGGCAATTGTTGGGCTAGTAGAAAAACCACAGCGTGAAGTCATTGTTGGTCAAGCTGGTTATCTTCTGGCTTTGGAAAAAACTTTGGCACCTGACCTGGAAGAGCGGATGATGGCTAACCAGGTCGATCAAGATCACTTCCAAGACCACAAACCCGCAGCGCCAACCGATGGCAATCTATTTGAGCCAATGCAGGATTACACGGGCATCAGTGGCAATTGGTTGGGTACAGGCGGAATCACCACCCAAGATATTTGGGACATGGCAAGACGGGCTGCAAAGGTACTCGGCATACCAATTTCCTAG
- a CDS encoding two-partner secretion domain-containing protein, with the protein MKQLRHRFLLFTLPVAILETLAFITIAKAQISPDNSLGAESSIVNPDVIKGIPSDRIDGGAIRGSNLFHSFQEFNVGEGRGAYFSNPANITNILTRVTGGNPSNILGKLGVLGGNANLFLLNPKGIFFWANASLDLGGSFFGTTADSFIFNNNFEFSATNPQAPPLLTINIPIGLRFRNNPGTIASQSIARDANNNLVGLQVQPGNSLALVGGNINLSDGGRLTATGGSIELGGLATPGTVGLDITGNRFKLNFPSNSLLSDITLSNARVQNNLFSGTTGTAGDINVTTNNLSLINGGQISASTSGQGNAGKVTVNATGNIFVSGENTNTDYRRYGGIFSVVNANAQGNSGDIQITSKDISLADKARIDTSTQGKGDAGGIQINTKDLSLTNGGLINATTYKTGNAGKIIINAIGNISVSGENNDGNRSGVYSGVDENAVGNAGGIEIKTNNISLVNGGLINASTLGNGNAGRIIINATGNISADGENNDGNNSGIFSQVDENAQGDAGGIAINTKDLSLTNGAQINARTFGKGNAGSVIINATGNISVDGKDKQGFISGILSSVGSSGIGNAGGLEIKTNNLSLTDDGGISASTFGKGNAGIVKINATGNISVDGFGSLISSEVNRRSQGNSGGIEINTNNLSLTDGAEISASTFGKGNAGIVKINATGNISLDSTVSQINSETFSIGNAGNVEINTNNLSLTDGAEISASTRGEGNAGTVKINATGNISVDGPSEIASNTFGVGNAGNVEINTNNLSLTDGAEINVNTGGEGNAGTVKINATGNISVDGFGSEISSTVRQFLDAVGNAGGIQINTKNLSLTNGGQINVSTSGKGNAGSVIINATGNISADGEGEGRFRRFRSGIFSTIDQNAQGDAGGIEIKTNNLSLTDGGIISASTLGKGNAGRVIINATGNISADGEDKQGFVSGIFSAVAQNAEGSSDGIQINTKDLSLTDGGIISASTDGKGNAGSVIVNATGNISADGENKKGSSSGIYSGIAQNAEGSSDGIQINTKDLSLTDGGIISASTFGKGNAGSVIVNATGNISVEGEDKQGFGSGIFSQVNENAQGDAGGIKIKTNNLSLTDGGIISASTFGKGNAGRVIINATGNISADGEDKQGFGSGLFSQVNENAQGDAGGIKINGRSLSLSNGATLTTDSLGTGAAGNIEVTTAKDIRLDNRASITANTTGGQGNIILNSRDLILRRNSNITTNATGTATGGNITINTGNFVALENSDISANAEESFGGRVFITAEAIFGTKFRERLTPKSDITATSKLGSQFSGTVQINTPDVDPSQGLTELPENVADPSSQIAQNPCQKGSGSAFIVTGRGGLPSSPNQSFKSDNVRVDLVEAATSNSNSPIATITHAETSPDTKQIVPARGWVFNEKGEVVLTAYDPTSTAFQRSRKNPAACSAF; encoded by the coding sequence ATGAAACAACTTAGGCATAGATTCCTTCTCTTCACCTTGCCCGTAGCGATATTAGAAACTCTTGCATTTATCACCATTGCTAAAGCGCAAATCAGCCCTGACAATAGTTTGGGTGCAGAAAGTTCTATTGTTAATCCAGATGTAATTAAAGGTATACCAAGCGATCGCATTGACGGTGGTGCAATTCGCGGCTCAAATCTTTTCCATAGTTTTCAGGAATTTAATGTTGGTGAAGGTAGAGGAGCCTATTTTTCTAATCCGGCTAACATAACCAATATTCTCACCAGAGTCACAGGCGGCAATCCTTCTAACATTCTTGGTAAACTGGGTGTTTTAGGTGGTAACGCGAATCTGTTTTTACTCAACCCGAAAGGGATTTTTTTTTGGGCAAATGCCAGTTTGGATTTAGGTGGTTCATTTTTTGGAACCACAGCCGACAGTTTTATATTTAACAATAATTTTGAGTTTAGCGCTACTAACCCACAAGCACCACCACTTTTAACTATAAATATTCCCATTGGTTTGCGGTTTCGTAATAATCCTGGAACCATAGCCAGTCAATCGATAGCCCGGGATGCTAACAACAATTTAGTTGGACTTCAGGTGCAACCAGGAAATTCTTTAGCGCTGGTAGGCGGCAATATTAATTTATCAGATGGTGGTAGATTGACTGCAACAGGAGGCAGCATTGAATTAGGGGGATTAGCAACACCAGGGACAGTTGGATTAGATATAACTGGCAATCGCTTTAAGCTGAACTTTCCCTCTAATAGTTTGCTCTCAGATATCACCTTATCAAATGCACGTGTGCAAAATAATCTGTTCTCTGGGACGACTGGTACTGCTGGCGATATCAATGTCACAACTAACAACCTGTCTTTGATCAATGGTGGACAAATTAGTGCCAGTACTTCTGGACAGGGTAATGCAGGCAAAGTCACCGTTAATGCCACTGGTAATATTTTTGTTTCTGGCGAGAATACAAATACAGATTATAGAAGATACGGTGGAATATTTAGCGTAGTAAACGCAAATGCACAGGGAAATTCTGGTGATATTCAAATCACTAGCAAAGACATTTCTCTGGCTGATAAAGCACGAATTGATACCAGCACTCAGGGCAAAGGTGATGCTGGTGGGATTCAAATAAATACCAAAGACCTCTCTCTAACCAATGGTGGGCTAATTAACGCTACCACCTATAAAACCGGAAATGCTGGAAAAATCATTATTAATGCAATTGGCAATATCTCCGTTTCTGGTGAGAATAACGATGGAAACAGAAGTGGAGTTTACAGTGGCGTAGACGAGAATGCTGTGGGAAATGCTGGTGGTATCGAAATCAAAACCAATAATATTTCGTTGGTCAATGGTGGATTAATTAATGCCAGCACTCTTGGCAATGGAAATGCTGGCAGAATCATCATTAATGCGACTGGCAATATTTCCGCTGACGGTGAGAATAACGATGGAAACAACAGTGGAATTTTTAGCCAAGTAGACGAAAATGCACAGGGAGATGCTGGTGGTATCGCAATAAATACTAAAGACCTTTCTCTGACTAATGGCGCACAAATTAATGCCAGGACTTTTGGAAAAGGGAATGCTGGCAGTGTCATCATTAATGCGACTGGTAATATCTCCGTTGACGGTAAGGATAAACAAGGATTTATCAGTGGAATTTTGAGTAGTGTTGGTTCATCAGGTATTGGTAATGCTGGTGGTCTTGAAATCAAAACCAACAATCTTTCTCTAACTGATGACGGAGGAATTAGTGCCAGCACTTTTGGAAAAGGAAACGCTGGGATTGTCAAAATTAATGCAACTGGTAATATCTCTGTAGATGGTTTCGGTAGCCTGATTTCTAGCGAGGTAAATCGACGATCTCAAGGCAACAGTGGTGGTATCGAAATCAACACTAACAATCTTTCTCTGACTGATGGTGCAGAAATTAGTGCCAGCACTTTTGGAAAAGGAAACGCTGGGATTGTCAAAATTAATGCGACTGGTAATATCTCCCTAGATAGTACCGTTAGTCAAATTAATAGCGAGACCTTTAGTATAGGCAATGCTGGTAATGTCGAAATCAACACTAACAATCTCTCTCTGACTGATGGTGCAGAAATTAGTGCCAGCACCCGTGGTGAAGGAAATGCTGGGACTGTCAAAATTAATGCGACTGGTAATATCTCTGTAGATGGTCCGAGTGAAATTGCTAGCAATACCTTCGGTGTAGGCAATGCTGGTAATGTCGAAATCAACACTAACAATCTTTCTCTAACTGATGGTGCAGAAATTAATGTCAACACCGGTGGTGAAGGAAATGCTGGGACTGTCAAAATTAATGCGACTGGTAATATCTCTGTAGATGGTTTCGGTAGTGAAATTTCCAGCACTGTTCGACAATTCTTGGATGCTGTGGGTAATGCTGGTGGTATCCAAATAAATACCAAAAACCTTTCTCTAACTAATGGTGGACAAATTAATGTCAGTACTTCTGGAAAGGGAAATGCTGGCAGTGTGATTATTAATGCAACTGGTAATATTTCGGCTGACGGTGAAGGTGAGGGAAGATTCCGCAGATTCCGCAGTGGAATTTTTAGCACAATAGACCAAAATGCACAGGGAGATGCTGGTGGTATTGAAATCAAAACAAATAATCTTTCTCTGACCGATGGTGGAATAATTAGTGCCAGCACTTTAGGAAAAGGAAATGCTGGCAGAGTTATCATTAATGCAACTGGCAATATCTCTGCTGACGGTGAGGATAAGCAAGGATTTGTCAGTGGAATTTTTAGCGCAGTAGCCCAAAATGCAGAAGGGAGTTCTGATGGTATCCAAATAAATACCAAAGACCTTTCTCTGACTGATGGTGGAATAATTAGTGCCAGTACTGATGGAAAAGGAAATGCAGGTAGTGTGATCGTTAATGCGACTGGTAATATCTCCGCTGACGGTGAGAATAAGAAAGGATCCAGCAGTGGAATTTATAGCGGAATAGCCCAAAATGCAGAAGGGAGTTCTGATGGTATCCAAATAAATACCAAAGACCTTTCTCTGACTGATGGTGGAATAATTAGTGCCAGCACTTTTGGAAAAGGAAATGCAGGTAGTGTGATCGTTAATGCGACTGGCAATATCTCCGTAGAAGGTGAGGATAAGCAAGGATTCGGCAGTGGAATTTTTAGCCAAGTAAACGAAAATGCACAGGGAGATGCTGGTGGTATTAAAATCAAAACAAATAATCTTTCTCTGACCGATGGTGGAATAATTAGTGCCAGCACTTTTGGAAAAGGAAATGCTGGCAGAGTTATCATTAATGCAACTGGCAATATCTCTGCTGACGGTGAGGATAAGCAAGGATTCGGCAGTGGACTTTTTAGCCAAGTAAACGAAAATGCACAGGGAGATGCTGGTGGTATTAAAATCAATGGGCGATCGCTTTCTCTTTCTAATGGCGCTACCCTAACTACAGATAGTCTAGGTACTGGTGCAGCAGGTAACATAGAAGTCACAACTGCAAAAGACATTCGATTGGACAATCGGGCGTCGATTACTGCCAATACTACAGGTGGTCAAGGTAATATTATCCTTAACTCTCGTGACTTAATCTTACGTCGCAATAGCAACATCACAACTAACGCCACAGGTACAGCAACGGGTGGCAATATCACCATTAATACTGGCAACTTCGTAGCCTTAGAAAACAGTGATATTAGTGCCAATGCTGAAGAAAGCTTTGGGGGGAGAGTGTTCATTACGGCTGAAGCTATCTTTGGTACTAAGTTCCGAGAACGACTGACGCCAAAAAGTGATATCACTGCCACTTCTAAACTAGGTTCTCAGTTCAGCGGTACAGTGCAAATCAACACACCAGATGTTGACCCCAGTCAGGGACTAACTGAGTTACCAGAGAATGTTGCAGATCCGAGTAGCCAAATCGCTCAAAATCCTTGTCAGAAAGGCTCTGGCAGCGCATTTATTGTCACCGGACGTGGTGGTTTGCCAAGCAGTCCCAATCAAAGCTTTAAAAGTGACAATGTTCGCGTTGATTTGGTAGAAGCTGCTACCAGTAACAGCAATTCCCCAATAGCAACTATCACCCATGCAGAAACGTCTCCTGATACAAAACAGATTGTCCCCGCTAGAGGATGGGTATTCAACGAGAAAGGAGAAGTAGTTCTCACCGCCTACGATCCCACCAGTACTGCTTTCCAGCGCTCCCGGAAAAATCCAGCTGCTTGCAGTGCATTTTAA
- a CDS encoding aldo/keto reductase, which translates to MLYRRFGRTELQMPVFSCGGMRYQYKWKDVPQWQIPRDNQENLEATIRRAIEVGINHIETARGYGSSEMQLGRILPKLPREQLIVQTKVSPRADAKEFQRNFEKSLRNLRLDYVDLLGIHGINNAELLDYSIRPGGCLEVARKLQAQGKVRFIGFSTHGSTDIIIQAIHTNQFDYVNLHWYYINQWNWPAIEAATRHDMGVFIISPSDKGGKLYDPPQKLVKLCAPLSPMVFNDLFCLSHSQVHTLSLGAARPQDFDEHLKTLELLDNASEILLPILSRLEQEAIAILGEDWVKTWHVNLPTYDQTPSQVNIPVILWLRNLAIAYDMLDYAKTRYNLLGNGSHWFPGNKADQMDKLDLQQCLNRSPHADKIPHFLAQAHQMLSGEAVQRLSQS; encoded by the coding sequence ATGCTATACAGAAGATTTGGCCGTACAGAATTACAGATGCCTGTGTTTTCCTGTGGGGGTATGAGATACCAATATAAATGGAAGGATGTGCCGCAGTGGCAAATTCCCCGTGACAACCAGGAAAATTTAGAAGCGACAATTCGACGGGCAATAGAAGTAGGCATTAATCATATTGAAACTGCCCGTGGTTATGGTTCTTCTGAGATGCAGTTGGGGCGGATTTTGCCAAAGTTGCCGCGCGAACAGTTAATTGTTCAGACCAAAGTCAGTCCTAGGGCAGATGCAAAAGAATTTCAGCGCAATTTTGAAAAATCACTACGAAACTTGCGATTAGACTATGTTGATTTGTTGGGAATTCATGGTATTAACAATGCTGAATTATTAGATTACAGTATCCGTCCCGGTGGTTGTCTGGAAGTAGCAAGAAAACTACAAGCACAGGGGAAAGTTAGATTTATTGGCTTTTCTACACACGGATCGACAGACATTATTATCCAAGCAATTCATACCAACCAATTCGACTACGTTAATCTGCATTGGTATTATATTAATCAGTGGAATTGGCCTGCAATTGAAGCTGCTACCCGTCACGATATGGGTGTGTTTATCATTAGCCCATCTGATAAAGGAGGTAAGTTATACGATCCTCCGCAAAAGTTAGTCAAACTTTGTGCTCCTTTAAGTCCAATGGTGTTTAATGATTTATTTTGTCTCAGCCATTCCCAAGTGCATACTCTCAGTCTAGGTGCAGCAAGACCACAAGATTTTGATGAACACCTAAAAACTTTAGAATTGTTGGATAACGCCTCGGAAATTCTGCTACCAATTTTGTCACGTTTAGAGCAAGAGGCCATAGCAATTTTGGGAGAAGACTGGGTAAAAACTTGGCATGTCAACTTACCTACCTACGACCAAACTCCTAGCCAGGTTAATATTCCAGTGATTTTGTGGCTAAGGAATTTAGCGATCGCCTATGATATGCTTGACTACGCCAAAACGCGCTACAACCTGCTTGGAAATGGTAGTCATTGGTTCCCTGGTAATAAAGCAGACCAAATGGATAAACTAGACTTGCAACAATGTCTAAACCGTAGTCCCCACGCTGACAAAATTCCCCACTTTCTTGCACAAGCACATCAAATGTTGAGTGGTGAAGCAGTCCAGCGTTTGTCACAAAGTTAA
- a CDS encoding COP23 domain-containing protein: protein MNLEISSQVLRWGVRVFGVGILSAFVTITNLTQPSYAGDATFRCDTSKYKGKTIPTTFVFTQDGKKLPLIHWVSDYFPGLTPQQRCQQVTYRFQRSYDQGTLRYIRTGILNGQPVLCATDQKNAACTDKNLLFTLKRGSDPDATARQLFDHRALAAGNATNQSGGDTSNNPVNIDIEAYLYFGSSQPRILK, encoded by the coding sequence ATGAATCTAGAGATATCTAGTCAAGTCTTGAGATGGGGTGTGAGAGTTTTTGGCGTGGGTATACTGAGTGCATTTGTTACAATAACGAACCTCACTCAACCAAGCTATGCTGGAGATGCTACCTTCCGCTGCGATACGAGCAAATACAAAGGCAAAACTATACCCACAACCTTTGTTTTCACCCAAGACGGGAAGAAACTGCCGCTCATTCATTGGGTTTCTGACTATTTTCCGGGGTTGACACCTCAGCAGCGCTGTCAGCAGGTAACTTACAGATTTCAAAGAAGCTATGACCAAGGTACGCTGAGATATATCAGGACAGGTATTCTCAACGGACAACCAGTCTTATGTGCCACCGATCAAAAAAACGCTGCTTGCACAGATAAAAATTTGTTATTCACTCTCAAGCGTGGTAGCGATCCCGATGCTACTGCACGCCAATTATTCGATCACCGTGCTTTAGCAGCTGGAAACGCCACAAATCAAAGTGGTGGCGACACGAGCAACAATCCTGTAAATATCGATATCGAAGCTTACCTATACTTTGGATCGTCTCAGCCAAGAATCCTGAAATGA
- a CDS encoding S1 family peptidase, producing the protein MNWRKLILVACVGGLCFTLSTWANVSSSKLTKPQQPTTQLSVKQLQQQAQAITVKVMSSQDVLGSGILLRRQGKVYTVITNAHVLRAGDSPYRIQTPDGQIWAANVPKTNKFGTNDLALLQFRSTGTVYTVASFGSSPAVGDEVFAAGFPIAEEGTGEKGFVLTTGKVSLVLPKALEGGYQIGYTNDIEKGMSGGALLNSQGEVVGVNGMHAFPLWDAPSVFADGSEADSDLHQKIIRLSWAVPIETVGNPTPNPSPQAGRGVRLSPLLSKHKELDSPLSLIRRGGLGGG; encoded by the coding sequence ATGAATTGGCGTAAATTAATACTGGTTGCCTGTGTTGGCGGGTTATGCTTCACGCTGTCAACATGGGCAAATGTCAGTAGTAGCAAGCTTACTAAACCCCAACAACCCACAACTCAACTATCTGTAAAACAACTGCAACAGCAAGCGCAAGCTATCACTGTGAAGGTGATGTCGTCGCAAGATGTCTTAGGCTCAGGAATTCTGTTACGAAGGCAAGGCAAAGTTTATACGGTTATAACCAATGCTCATGTGTTACGAGCAGGTGACTCCCCCTATCGCATTCAAACCCCTGATGGTCAGATTTGGGCAGCTAATGTGCCCAAGACTAATAAGTTTGGAACAAATGATTTGGCTTTATTGCAGTTTCGCAGCACTGGCACAGTTTATACAGTCGCATCCTTTGGTTCTTCTCCAGCAGTGGGGGATGAGGTGTTTGCTGCTGGGTTTCCCATTGCAGAAGAAGGAACCGGGGAAAAAGGCTTTGTGTTGACTACTGGTAAGGTGTCGTTGGTGTTGCCCAAAGCTTTGGAGGGAGGATATCAGATTGGCTACACCAATGATATCGAAAAGGGCATGAGTGGGGGAGCATTGCTAAATAGTCAGGGTGAAGTTGTAGGTGTAAATGGGATGCACGCCTTTCCATTGTGGGATGCTCCTTCTGTGTTTGCGGATGGTTCGGAAGCTGATTCAGATTTGCACCAAAAAATTATTCGCCTTAGTTGGGCTGTACCGATAGAAACAGTAGGGAACCCCACCCCCAACCCCTCCCCGCAAGCAGGGAGGGGAGTTAGACTCTCTCCTCTCCTTAGTAAGCACAAGGAGTTAGACTCCCCCCTCTCCTTAATAAGGAGAGGGGGGTTGGGGGGGGGGTGA